A stretch of Desulfomonilia bacterium DNA encodes these proteins:
- a CDS encoding exodeoxyribonuclease III — MKIISWNVNGIRSAAKKGLIEWINSGQPDILCLQETKAEPGQLEKAIREIPGYSSYFSSAEKKGYSGVALYTKTLPVTVGFGMGVPRFDSEGRMIIAEYDEFFIFNVYFPNGKQSQERLDYKMEFYDAFLETMKSYLAIGKGIIVCGDVNTAHTEIDLARPRENEKVSGFLPMERAWIDKFLATGFVDTFRIFNSSGGNYTWWDLKSGARARNVGWRIDYFFSDKAFSSKIKNAFILRDVMGSDHCPIGIEVE; from the coding sequence ATGAAAATAATATCATGGAATGTTAACGGGATAAGGTCTGCCGCAAAGAAAGGTCTCATTGAATGGATTAATTCTGGACAGCCTGATATCCTATGCCTTCAGGAAACAAAAGCGGAGCCCGGACAGCTTGAAAAAGCAATCCGGGAGATACCTGGATATTCGAGCTATTTTTCTTCGGCTGAAAAAAAAGGCTACAGCGGGGTTGCGCTTTATACTAAAACCCTGCCCGTTACCGTTGGCTTCGGGATGGGTGTCCCCAGGTTTGATTCCGAAGGCCGGATGATTATCGCGGAATATGATGAATTTTTCATATTCAATGTCTATTTCCCTAACGGAAAGCAGTCACAGGAGAGGCTCGACTATAAGATGGAATTCTATGATGCCTTTCTTGAAACAATGAAAAGCTATCTTGCTATAGGAAAAGGTATTATTGTCTGCGGGGACGTTAACACCGCGCATACTGAAATCGATCTGGCAAGACCCAGGGAAAACGAAAAGGTATCAGGTTTCCTTCCGATGGAAAGGGCATGGATTGATAAATTTCTTGCCACCGGATTTGTTGATACGTTCAGGATATTTAACAGCAGCGGTGGTAACTATACCTGGTGGGATCTGAAAAGCGGGGCAAGGGCCAGAAATGTCGGATGGAGAATAGACTATTTTTTTTCTGACAAGGCCTTTTCTTCAAAGATAAAAAATGCATTTATTCTGCGGGATGTCATGGGTTCCGATCATTGTCCCATAGGTATAGAGGTTGAATAG
- a CDS encoding S1 RNA-binding domain-containing protein: MSDENNSTTMADLLKEYDRKEKKRLNVGDKVKVEIISISKDTVFVDTGMKIDGTVEIAELLDENGNLPYSVGDMLELYVMSIRSRGIVLSRALSGIGGLNMLEEAYENGIPVEGKVKSVVKGGLEVEVMKRRTFCPASQIDIKYAGKLEDFVGKSFNFLITEFAEEGRNIILSRRALLEQEQEKTKAAYRQDLAEGSSVTGRVVRVMPFGAFVELTPGIEGLIPISELGWARVDKVEDLLHEGDMVTARIITLTPEKITLSVKQVSADPWDSVSERFSDGQKLKGKVTRLAKFGAFVELEPGIEGLVHISEMSYLKRVNDPSEIVKPGDIIDVMIKEIDGENRKISLSIKDAEGDPWIGIDDKYPIGKPFTGIVEKKERFGWFIQLEPGITGLMPKSRIDKAPDPSVIEKLSAGEKIIVRAEEINASERKITLAPAGESDEDWKQYTSETKIMSPLAAKLQAAMNKKKK; this comes from the coding sequence ATGTCGGACGAGAACAACAGCACAACAATGGCGGATCTCTTGAAGGAATATGACAGAAAAGAGAAAAAAAGGCTTAACGTAGGTGACAAGGTAAAGGTGGAGATCATCTCTATCAGCAAGGACACGGTATTTGTCGATACAGGCATGAAGATAGACGGTACGGTGGAGATTGCGGAGCTTCTGGATGAAAACGGCAACCTGCCTTACAGTGTTGGTGATATGCTTGAGCTTTATGTAATGTCCATACGTTCGAGGGGCATAGTCCTTTCCCGCGCCCTTTCCGGTATAGGCGGTCTCAACATGCTGGAAGAGGCCTATGAGAACGGCATTCCTGTCGAGGGCAAAGTGAAGTCTGTAGTAAAGGGTGGCCTCGAGGTCGAGGTGATGAAGAGACGCACCTTTTGTCCGGCAAGTCAGATCGATATAAAATATGCCGGGAAGCTTGAGGATTTTGTCGGAAAATCCTTCAATTTCCTTATTACCGAGTTTGCCGAGGAAGGCAGAAATATAATTCTTTCAAGAAGGGCCCTGCTCGAGCAGGAACAGGAGAAAACGAAGGCCGCTTACAGGCAGGATCTGGCCGAAGGAAGTTCTGTCACCGGCCGCGTGGTCAGGGTTATGCCGTTCGGTGCTTTCGTAGAACTCACCCCTGGGATAGAGGGGCTGATTCCCATCTCCGAACTCGGTTGGGCACGTGTCGATAAGGTGGAAGATCTGCTTCATGAAGGCGATATGGTTACTGCAAGGATAATTACCCTAACACCGGAAAAGATCACACTATCGGTCAAACAGGTATCTGCTGATCCGTGGGACAGTGTTTCTGAACGATTTTCAGACGGACAGAAGTTAAAGGGCAAGGTTACAAGGCTTGCAAAATTCGGTGCGTTTGTCGAACTGGAACCCGGAATTGAAGGACTGGTTCACATAAGCGAGATGAGCTATCTGAAGCGGGTAAACGATCCTTCCGAAATTGTCAAACCGGGTGATATCATCGATGTAATGATCAAGGAAATCGATGGAGAAAACCGGAAGATATCACTCAGCATCAAAGACGCCGAGGGTGACCCCTGGATAGGTATCGACGATAAATATCCTATTGGCAAGCCTTTTACGGGCATTGTCGAGAAAAAGGAAAGATTCGGATGGTTCATTCAGCTTGAACCAGGTATTACGGGTCTTATGCCTAAATCGAGGATAGACAAGGCGCCGGACCCGTCAGTGATAGAGAAGCTTTCCGCAGGAGAGAAGATTATTGTCAGGGCGGAAGAGATAAATGCAAGCGAGAGGAAGATAACGTTAGCGCCTGCGGGTGAATCTGATGAGGACTGGAAGCAATATACGTCCGAAACAAAAATTATGAGCCCGCTTGCGGCAAAGCTTCAGGCAGCCATGAACAAGAAGAAAAAATAG
- a CDS encoding RidA family protein, with protein MEKKTYMIEGLPHVGPYSNVVEAGGFLFVSGTLPVDTINNISVKENVSKATELILNNIKKALAECGSSIDQIVKTTVFLKDMADFNEMNEAYKTFFPVAPPARSCIAVKAIPGDYPVEIEAIAIKK; from the coding sequence ATGGAGAAAAAAACCTATATGATTGAAGGACTGCCTCATGTCGGTCCGTATTCGAATGTTGTTGAGGCAGGAGGTTTTCTGTTTGTGTCAGGAACCCTTCCAGTTGATACGATAAATAATATTTCTGTAAAAGAAAACGTTTCAAAGGCAACCGAACTTATTCTTAATAATATAAAGAAGGCCCTTGCCGAGTGCGGGAGTTCGATAGATCAGATTGTTAAAACGACAGTCTTTTTGAAGGACATGGCGGATTTTAATGAAATGAATGAAGCATATAAGACCTTCTTTCCTGTTGCACCGCCTGCAAGAAGCTGCATTGCGGTAAAGGCAATACCAGGAGATTATCCTGTTGAGATCGAGGCAATAGCAATTAAGAAATAA
- a CDS encoding sodium-translocating pyrophosphatase produces the protein MFTLIGVLASSQLFASEAELIVPELPAEGKMWLYIGLGICVLGMIFGLIMYGKVKGMPAHKAMLDVSDIIFQTCKTYLLQQGKFLILLEVFIGACILFYFGFLVHMPAGNVAIVLIASVLGILGSYSVAWFGIRMNTLANSRMAFASLEGKPSKLLNIPLNAGMSIGVLLICVELIMMLIILLFLPSDVAGPAFIGFAIGESLGASVLRICGGIFTKIADIGSDLMKIFFTIKEDDPRNPGVIADCTGDNAGDSVGPTADGFETYGVTGVALISFILLSVLPDYQAEMLIWIFIMRVLMIITSIGSFLINKIPTNAIMKDNQEEADFEKPLTVLVWITSIVSILVTFAVSNWQLSKYGSGLWWKLSIIISCGTLAAAIIPELVKVFTSSKSKHCDEVVTAAREGGAALDILSGFVAGNFAAFWLGLAITVLMFIAYITSTAGLADFMSYPSVFAFGLVAFGMLGMGPVTIAVDSYGPVTDNAQSVYELSLIESIPNIEKEIEKDFGFKPVMETAKHHLEANDSAGNTFKATAKPVLIGTAVVGATTMIFSLILLLKKALGVEPEMILNLLNPYTLIGLLCGGCVIYWFTGASTQAVTTGAYRAVIYIKDNINLDENASLSASTENSKEVVKICTQYAQKGMINIFIAIFCFALAFAFLSAPTATDNNTVSLFVSYLISIAIFGLFQAIFMANAGGCWDNAKKVVEVDLKEKGTELHKAAVVGDTVGDPFKDTSSVALNPIIKFTTLFGLLAMEIAIVPTLQGTAQYIGVAFLAIAVIFVLRSFYGMRIPKDVK, from the coding sequence ATGTTTACGCTCATCGGCGTGCTCGCCTCATCGCAGCTTTTTGCGTCTGAAGCCGAGCTGATCGTTCCGGAACTTCCGGCAGAAGGCAAAATGTGGCTTTACATTGGCCTTGGCATTTGCGTGCTGGGTATGATTTTCGGTTTGATCATGTATGGCAAGGTTAAGGGAATGCCTGCTCATAAGGCAATGCTTGATGTTTCGGATATCATCTTCCAGACATGCAAGACCTATCTTCTCCAGCAGGGAAAATTCCTCATACTGCTTGAAGTCTTCATAGGCGCGTGCATACTTTTCTATTTCGGATTCCTTGTTCATATGCCGGCGGGCAATGTCGCAATAGTACTTATTGCTTCCGTCCTCGGTATATTGGGATCTTACAGTGTTGCATGGTTCGGCATCAGGATGAACACCCTTGCCAACAGCCGTATGGCCTTTGCATCCCTTGAAGGCAAACCCAGCAAACTTCTCAACATACCCCTTAATGCAGGAATGTCCATAGGCGTTCTTCTCATATGCGTTGAGCTTATCATGATGCTCATAATCCTTCTTTTCCTCCCAAGCGATGTTGCAGGACCTGCTTTCATCGGTTTCGCAATCGGCGAATCACTCGGCGCAAGCGTTCTCAGGATCTGCGGCGGTATATTCACAAAAATTGCCGATATCGGTTCCGACCTCATGAAAATATTCTTCACAATCAAGGAAGACGACCCGAGAAACCCCGGTGTTATTGCTGACTGTACAGGCGACAATGCCGGCGACAGCGTTGGTCCAACCGCCGACGGTTTTGAAACATACGGCGTTACAGGCGTTGCGCTTATCAGCTTTATACTGCTCTCAGTTCTGCCCGACTATCAGGCTGAAATGCTTATCTGGATATTCATTATGCGTGTTCTCATGATCATAACCTCTATCGGATCCTTCCTGATCAACAAGATCCCCACCAATGCAATCATGAAGGATAACCAGGAAGAGGCCGATTTCGAAAAACCCCTTACAGTTCTCGTATGGATTACATCAATAGTTTCCATATTAGTAACATTCGCAGTAAGCAACTGGCAGCTCAGCAAATATGGGAGCGGACTGTGGTGGAAGCTTTCCATCATCATCAGCTGCGGAACACTTGCTGCTGCTATCATTCCCGAACTTGTCAAGGTCTTTACAAGCTCCAAGTCAAAACATTGCGACGAAGTAGTTACGGCAGCCCGCGAAGGCGGAGCGGCACTCGATATCCTTTCCGGTTTTGTCGCAGGTAATTTCGCTGCATTCTGGCTTGGCTTGGCCATCACCGTTCTGATGTTCATTGCATACATAACAAGTACTGCTGGTCTTGCTGATTTTATGAGCTATCCTTCAGTCTTTGCATTCGGCCTTGTCGCATTCGGCATGCTAGGTATGGGCCCGGTAACGATAGCCGTTGACTCATACGGCCCGGTTACCGACAATGCACAGTCTGTTTATGAACTTTCTTTGATCGAATCAATTCCGAATATAGAAAAAGAGATCGAGAAAGACTTCGGCTTCAAACCGGTCATGGAAACAGCGAAGCATCACCTCGAAGCAAACGACAGTGCAGGTAACACATTCAAGGCAACGGCAAAGCCGGTTCTTATCGGCACGGCTGTTGTCGGTGCAACAACGATGATTTTCTCACTCATCCTTCTTCTCAAGAAGGCTCTCGGAGTTGAGCCGGAGATGATACTCAACCTCCTCAATCCTTATACGCTTATCGGACTTCTCTGTGGCGGTTGCGTAATTTACTGGTTCACCGGCGCCTCCACCCAGGCTGTTACGACCGGAGCATACAGAGCTGTTATCTACATCAAAGACAATATCAATCTTGATGAAAATGCTTCATTAAGCGCTTCCACTGAAAACTCAAAGGAAGTTGTCAAGATATGCACGCAGTATGCACAGAAGGGCATGATCAATATCTTTATTGCGATCTTCTGCTTTGCACTTGCCTTTGCATTCCTTTCAGCACCGACCGCAACCGATAACAATACGGTCAGCTTATTTGTCAGCTACCTGATATCGATTGCCATTTTCGGTCTGTTCCAGGCAATATTCATGGCCAATGCCGGCGGATGCTGGGACAACGCAAAGAAGGTCGTTGAAGTCGATCTCAAGGAAAAGGGAACAGAGCTTCACAAGGCAGCTGTTGTCGGCGACACGGTTGGCGACCCGTTCAAAGATACATCTTCTGTTGCTCTTAACCCGATCATCAAGTTCACAACACTGTTCGGGCTTCTTGCAATGGAAATAGCCATTGTTCCGACCCTTCAGGGTACGGCTCAGTACATCGGCGTTGCCTTCCTCGCCATAGCGGTAATCTTTGTTCTTAGGTCATTCTACGGAATGAGAATTCCGAAGGATGTCAAGTAA